Proteins from a single region of Acidianus ambivalens:
- a CDS encoding glutamate synthase yields the protein MISPSGCGVFGILRKRNAPKIKGKDVVSAIDLVRYRGSDKGAGFAVFNLKEGNSYYIKAFYFGDGEEIKREIEDQGIRIKGFNEKYMGELCDCDFEISLGSIASLKKVVRNINEILWNNGKKGRIYSAGKSLQVYKGVGYPADIARQYNIYEVEGDMWITHTRQPTNSPGSYPYWSHPFSAFDVAIVHNGDVSSFGANVEFLQSRGWGGFVGTDSEVMAFLFEELISEGLSVEEVTRIMSNPSRRFSKLNVEEDYIYRNARLDGPFTAIIGYDSGNDLFMIGIADRAKFRPVIIGEDKNYYYIASEENQIRLLSPSAKVWTLEPGNYFIASLLKGLINPGREVSKISSFSKPIFYTEKFDIDARGLGYKDVNKAIIEFVNKSGKKEVTVINLLGHRYIGISFPKAGLRLNLYGVVGNAMANLNENNVFHVYGNVADDCCDTMQGGKVVIHGDARDVLAQAFQGGYIYVKGNAGNRVGIQMREYMNKRPYLVIGGMVDDYLGEYMAGGVIMVLGLGIKGEPVGNYIGSGMVGGRIYIRGKVNPEKIGLQPSRQEMVRFLKALLLDNMISEEEYNKLKEMPYIEVIKELNGEAKKYAQKLFEEKVGIPTYEYRELTEDEIKELELVARDYAIETNQNKDVIVEMLKEKYTVITSSLRK from the coding sequence ATGATAAGTCCTTCTGGATGTGGAGTCTTTGGAATACTAAGGAAAAGAAATGCTCCTAAAATTAAAGGTAAAGACGTCGTTAGCGCCATAGACCTCGTAAGATACAGGGGTAGCGATAAAGGGGCTGGATTTGCAGTATTTAACCTTAAGGAAGGCAATTCTTACTATATTAAGGCTTTCTATTTTGGAGACGGAGAAGAGATAAAGAGAGAAATAGAAGATCAAGGAATTAGAATAAAGGGATTCAACGAGAAATATATGGGCGAATTATGTGATTGTGATTTTGAAATTTCCTTAGGTAGTATAGCTTCTCTTAAAAAAGTTGTAAGGAATATAAATGAAATTCTATGGAATAATGGAAAGAAAGGAAGAATTTACAGTGCAGGAAAATCCTTACAAGTGTATAAAGGCGTAGGTTATCCTGCAGATATTGCGAGACAATATAATATTTATGAAGTTGAGGGCGATATGTGGATAACTCACACTAGACAGCCAACTAATTCTCCAGGCAGTTATCCTTATTGGTCTCATCCATTTTCAGCATTTGATGTAGCGATAGTTCATAATGGTGATGTAAGCTCCTTTGGTGCAAACGTTGAATTTTTACAGTCCAGAGGTTGGGGAGGTTTTGTAGGTACAGACAGCGAAGTTATGGCATTCCTATTTGAGGAGTTAATAAGTGAAGGATTAAGCGTAGAAGAAGTAACTAGGATAATGTCAAATCCTTCTAGAAGGTTTAGTAAGCTAAACGTTGAAGAGGACTACATTTATAGAAATGCCAGGCTAGATGGTCCATTTACTGCAATTATAGGCTACGACTCTGGGAATGACTTATTCATGATCGGAATAGCTGATAGGGCAAAGTTTAGGCCAGTTATAATAGGAGAAGACAAAAATTACTATTACATTGCCAGCGAGGAAAATCAGATCAGGTTGCTTAGTCCTAGTGCGAAAGTTTGGACTCTTGAGCCTGGCAATTATTTTATAGCTTCTTTACTCAAGGGGTTGATCAATCCAGGGAGAGAGGTTAGTAAAATATCCTCATTTTCTAAACCCATATTTTACACAGAGAAATTTGACATAGACGCGAGAGGACTTGGATATAAAGACGTAAATAAGGCAATTATTGAGTTTGTAAATAAATCTGGTAAAAAGGAAGTAACAGTAATAAATCTTTTAGGGCATAGATATATAGGAATAAGCTTTCCTAAAGCAGGACTTAGATTAAACCTATACGGAGTAGTAGGAAATGCTATGGCTAACTTGAATGAAAATAACGTATTCCACGTTTACGGTAATGTAGCAGATGACTGCTGTGATACAATGCAAGGCGGTAAAGTTGTAATTCATGGCGATGCAAGGGATGTTTTAGCTCAAGCTTTTCAAGGGGGATATATTTACGTCAAAGGCAATGCTGGTAACAGAGTCGGAATTCAAATGAGGGAATATATGAATAAGAGGCCTTATTTAGTGATAGGCGGGATGGTTGACGATTACCTTGGAGAATACATGGCTGGAGGAGTAATAATGGTTTTAGGCTTAGGAATTAAAGGCGAGCCAGTAGGCAATTATATTGGCTCTGGAATGGTGGGTGGCAGAATTTACATAAGAGGAAAAGTTAACCCAGAAAAAATAGGTTTACAACCTAGTAGACAAGAGATGGTTAGATTCCTTAAGGCATTACTTCTAGACAATATGATCTCTGAAGAGGAATATAATAAGCTAAAAGAAATGCCATACATAGAAGTTATAAAAGAGTTGAACGGCGAAGCTAAGAAATACGCACAAAAACTATTTGAGGAAAAGGTAGGAATTCCTACGTATGAATATAGAGAACTCACAGAAGACGAAATAAAAGAATTGGAACTTGTAGCTAGAGATTATGCGATTGAAACTAATCAAAATAAAGATGTCATTGTTGAGATGCTTAAAGAAAAATACACTGTCATAACGTCTTCTTTACGTAAGTAA